CCTCTTCTCGCAGTAGTAAGTGCATTCCATAAAGAGAATTTTACTTTTACGAACATCTTCATTTTCTAATACGTATTCAATTTTTGTATCCCCGGAAAAGGAAACCAAGGGAACAGAAATTTCTTCTGTAGGATCTTCTCCCAAATCTTTTTTGTTCCGAATTTCCTCGGAATTGAGACTTGTCCATTCTTTCTTTAACTTACGTTTGGTTTCATAAACCGTATAACCTTGCGAGGGAACTCTATGAAAACTTTCCCAAGGTTTAAAAAAATAACCCGGTTTTAAATCTACTCTGGTCCCGAACTCAAGGCCGATGAGTTCACACTCGTAATCGAAACCTTCAATTTCGGAATATAGTTTTAGAATTTGCGACATTTTAGGTTCCAATGATTTTGGAAGATAAATTTTCGGAACGGGGAGTTTACGAAGGCTCCGTTGCGACACATAGTATGGGATCCCACAAGAATGGTCTAGATGAGCATGCGATAATAGAATTTTTCCGATATGGATTTTATCAGGATTGATAAACCCAAAATCAAACATAAAGTCAAGAGAAGGACAAATGATGGAGGTCCGAATCCCACCTTCGGACAAACCTTCAAATTTGGTTCCTTTGTATTCGAAACTTGCAGTTAACATCAATCTTCCGGATTTATAACCTTTACCGATCCCTGAAAGGAGGATTCCAAAGTTTTCGGCCCAACAACGGTAACCAGTAGTTTGTCCTTTTGGAAATAAAGTTTGCCAACTCGTTTTAAATCAGAAAGAGTCAATCGGTCAATCTCTCTTCTAAAGTTTTGTAAGTATCCTTCTGGCATTTTATGATCACGCCTACGGACTTCACTCGCAAGAGTTCGTTTATCATCTTCAAATTGAAATACAAACTGGTTGATGATGGCGTTTTTCGCACGTGTCAGTTCTTCTTCTGTTAAGGAGTCAATGAGTTTGGGTTGGATGAGCTCTCGCATCAGAGAAAGAACTTCCTTTGCAGATTCGGTTTTAGTCATCGCAAAAAACTGAATGGTTCCATAGCTTTCTTGGAATTCCGTATTACTTCCCGCCGAATAAGCAAGTCCCCTATTGTTTCGAATTTCTCTCATATAATAGGAGTTAAATCCACCAGCCCCGATGATATAATTCAAAACCTGGATGGCATAAAAATCAGGATGGTTGTGTTCTGGTAGGACTCCTATCATAGAAATAAAAGTTTGGTTTACATCTTTTACTACCAACCGAATTTCCTTTCCTTCTTTTTTTACATTCTCAGATAATAGAGAAGGAGTGATCCGTTCAGAGTCCTGCGTTTTCGATCCTTCGGAAAACTTCGGAAAAAAATTCTCCCAGGATTTCAAATCGAAATCACCAGTCACAAGAAACCTTCGTTTAGGTTCACTTAAGATTTCTTTTTGAAATTGGGCGAGGTCTGCGAGTTTCAGAGATTCCAAAGAAGAAAGTTGCATGGAAGTGCCCGCAATCGTTCCACGAAACAATGCTTCCTTTGCTTTTCTCGATCCGAGTGCCGTAGGATTATCATTTCTACGTTTGATTTCCTCGCCGAGCTTTCCTTTAGTGGTCACCATCAAGGACTCATCCAAATTCGGTTCTGCAAAAAAAGACTGCAATACAGGAAGGACTTCCTTCTCTGTAGATTTAAGATAAGCGATGCTAAATATAGTTTTTTCGTAATCAATAGAAACAGAAAAAGAAGCACCATAGAATTCTAGTGTTTCTAAAAACTTTTCCTTCGGAAACTTTGCCGATCCAGACAACTCCCAACTATCTTCCAATAGTCTAGTAATCTCGACAGAACGATTCCTCAAATGTTTTTTCCCATGGTAAACATAAATGTCCGCATACACTATAGGAAACTCTGCATTTTTTAAAGAGAATACTTCTACACCTGATGATTGTTCTACGGATGTGATTTTTGGGACCTCAAACTCCAATGGTTTGAACTGTAAATCTCGAACAAACTCCCCCATCTCCCGGCCTGAGATTGTTGAGAATGCCGAAAAACTAAGAGCCAATAAAATTAAATAAATACGTTTCATTCTGATTTTTTCCTTACATCTTCCAATACACCCACAACCACTTTATCTTTGGAAAGATAAGTGGGAATGAGGGTTTGGATATCATTTGATGAGGTTTTCATGATGGCAGAATATTGGCGGAAAAGCCCAGTCCAATCCCCATATAACAACTGATAATAACTCAAAAGATCTGCAATACTTCCATTTTCATCTAAGGTTTTGATAAAGTCAGAAACCATCTGGTTTTTTACCTTATCCAATTCTTCTTTAGGAATTCCCGTTTCCTTAATTTTGTTCAGTTCTTCCCAAATGATTTTTTCGATCGTCTCCGGTTTGGCATCCTCTTTGGGTTTGATGAAGAATACAAAATAGTTTTGGTATCTTTCTCCTGGATATCCGTTGGCGGCTCCCACACTCACTGCCAGCTTTTCTTCCAAAACCAATCGTTTGTACAACCTAGATCCCGTTCCTGAAGTCAGTATCGTTGACAATACATCGAAAGAGGAATTATCTTTATGAGGATAAGGGGGCTTTAGCCAACCCACCATCATCTGACTTCCCGAAGGGTGATAGACTTTGAATCGTTTTTCCCCTGGAAAAGATTTTTCTTCCACTTTATACGTAGGCCTTGGTTTGCCGGGTTTTAGGTCAGAAAAATACTTACGAATGATCGACTCTGTTTCTTCAAAATCAAATTGCCCAACGATAGAAATTACCATTCGATCTGGTGTGTAGTTTTTCTGAAAGAAAGCCTTAGTATCTTCAATTTTCAAAAAAGGAAGGCCTGTAGAATATCCAATTACTGGTTTTCTATAGGGATGGCTTTCAAAGGCCAAAGAGAAAAATTTTTCTCGTAAAACACCTGCTCCACTGTCGTCAGTGCGCATCCGACGTTCTTCGATCACAACATCTCTTTCTGTATAATATTCTCTTAAAATAGGATTTTTTAATCGGTCCGATTCAATCTTTGCCCAAACTTCAATTCGATTGTTAGGAAGTTGGATTTGGTAGTTCGTGACATCCTGTGAAGTATAGGCATTGAATCCAACCTCACCATTTTGTTCATAAATATAGGAATCTTCGTTTTTAACAATAAACTCATCCTGGAGTTGGATGAGATTTTTTAACCTTCGATTTAAGGTTTCGGCCTCTTCTTGTAAAGAAGGAGGAATGGTTTCGCCACGGGCCGTGAGGTCTCGAATTTTCAGTTTGAGATCATCTAGTTCTGTTCCCCAAACTTCGATTTGTTTTTGGTATTTTTCTTCTTTCTCAAAGTCTATGGTCCCTACATTTTTTGTTCCTTTGAAAAGCATATGTTCCAAAAGGTGGGCCGTTCCCGCTTCTTCTGGAGTTTCATCCACAGCTCCCACTAGGAATTTGATGTACAAGGCAACTGTCGGCGAAGTTCCCCGTTTCATCAGCACAACGGTGAGCCCATTGTCCAAATGGATGGTTTTTATCTTTTCACGAAATTGGGATTCTGAGGTTCCGAAGAATTGGTCCTGGGAAAAAAGAGGTAAAAATTGTAGTGAGAAACAAAGGAAAAAGATTCGTAATTTCGACATCATCTACTAGTCTTGAAGGTGGAAATGGTTCGTAAACTTCTAATTTTAAGCCTCTTTTGTTCCTGTCGTCTCTTCACGATTGCTGATCCCAATTATGTAGAACAAGCTCTCCTCAATGAAAAAGAGGAAGGGTTTATTTCTCGGGAATTTTTCCAAATCAAAGTCGAAATCCCAGTCACATACAAAGAAGTTTCAGGAATCGCAAGACGCGAAGATTGTAAACGCAGAGCGTTTGTAGAAAGAGAGAAATTGAGTATGCCCTTCCTTCTGCAAATCCAAAGGCAAAAACATAGGTTCGGGGAAGGGTTCGATGAATATGCAGCATCCTTAGAAGGGAAAGATAGACAAACGAGGGTCATTGCCAATACACCTCAAAATACTACAGCCACGGGCACTCAAACGAGTGCGACCACTGCCGCAAATCCAATAAACCTACAAAACACTCAGACTCCCCAAGGGCAATCCACTACAAATCCTTCACAGTCGCCAATTACAGGACAGAACCTAGGCGAAGTTAGGGGGAATCCCCAAGACAAAAAAGAGAACCCTGTTGAAAACTTACACAACTTTGCCTGGTTCTTTGACGGCCTTACCCTATACAAAGAAGATTACACAGATCGCACAAAATGTGCTTTCCTATTCCGCATCATCCAACCTAAATTAATGGAACGTGTGGAAAAAACTCACATTTCAGAACCTAGGAAATTGTAAATGAACAAAACTCTAACAAGGATTATCCTTTCTTTCGCTATTGTAACTCTCGTATGGAATTGTAAGTCCAAAGAAACCAAAGAAGTTGGTCCGCAGGCCAAAGACACAGAAAATGAAGCAGTTTTAGAATTTACTAAAGCAAAAGAAGGATTTATTTCTGAAACCTTGTTTCAAGTAGCGGTGTCCAGTGTTCTACCAACTGAATCCGAAAGAACAGACGAAGCCAAAACTATCGCAGAACAAAAGTCGCTAAACTTATTAAAAACATACACCATCCCCAATCTTTCTGACAAGGGACGTAAAGAACTACGTGAAATTTCTAAAGAAGGCAAGATCGTTGATAAAAACATTTCTATTGGCGGAAGGTATTTTTTCTTATACCAAATTCAAAAATCCAATTTAAAACGCCTTGTTACCAAAGACTTAGAATGATTTAAAACTTAAATAGAAAACGATTTGTTTACTTTTGCTGGGATACAAATGTTTTTTACAAAGTTACAATAAAACAACTTAGCATCTAGTTGTAACTTACCTTTACCTTCCACTTGGAAGGTAAAGGGTTTTAAGTATTCAAAGTATTCTGGTTTTTTAGAATGAACTGGTCCTTTTAGTTTTAAATCAGCATTCAAAACTTTAAGTCCTTCCGTACCTGATAAAAATATTCGATGTGGTGCTTCCATTTGGAACCCAAAGTCTTTCGGCAAAAACAATTCCAACTCATACTTTCCCGGTGATTTCTGTTTAATCGATATTTCAATTGGATGCGAATCCAAAGGATCGGCAGACAACCCAAAGAAAGAACCACTACTGTTAACAAATCCCAAAGAAACTAGAAAAGAGAGTAAGGCAAAAAACCGAATTTGTTTCATACAAAGATTAGACTTATAAAACTTTCCGTAAAACGACACAACGATTGGAATTTGTGCCTTTTTCGTTATTGGAAACTTGCCAACAATTCGAAAGTTTTGTGAAACTTTGCGTATGGACATAGGTTTTGTTCCAAACAAGACCCGTTCCCTCTGCCATCCGTACCACATCCTCATCCAAATACAAAATGGAATTTCCCTTTTTAACTTCCCCTACTTCCATAACCATGTAAGCACCTTTTTTTAGAACCCTTGCCGATTCCTTTAAGGTAGAACGAATGAACTCATTCCAATCGTTCAAATTGCTGAAGATACTCAGCTTTCTATCTTTTGACTTTTGAATGTCCAAAAACCAATGACGTAGCCAATTGTCCCCTTCATAGTCCACCTTATCTAAGAATGGTGGTGAAGTTACAATCAAATCCACAGATTCCGAATCCACATTGGGAACAGAATTTGCTGAATTTAACGAATACAAATTGTTCTTCGAAAATTCATGATAAAACGGAGGAATGGGAAGTGCCAAATCTCGTCTCATCTTTTGGTAAATTCTCGGTTTGATAGGACGATATTCTGGAGTTTGACCTCGTTTGATGTTATTCTTTGCCTGTGATTCAGGGGGAATCGAAACTTGAGGAAAAGTATATACGGAAAAGAATCCTGTGCTATGCCCATGCAACCGAGACAATGCAATAAGAGAAATGAATTTCATTTCTACAGATGGATCTTCTGCCATATACTTCTTCAGGTTTTTAATTTCCTTTAAAGTGCGCGGGTGGAAAAAAGGAAGGAGATTTATATCAAAGGGATCCTCCTCCACTTCCGCTTCTAAATCCAAGGAATTTAACTTCTTTTCTAAATCCTCGAGTCTAGGAACATACTGCCTTGCACTCGCAAGAAAAATAGACAATGGGTGAATATCATTATGAACTGCAACATGCCCTTCAATATTAGCCTGAATTGCTGTAGTTCCTCTTCCACCAAACGGATCATATACGACCCTATTTTTCTTTTTCAAAAATTCCTTCATAAAAAAAGAAGGAAGTTCCGGTTTAAATGATGCTCTATAACTTACGGTATGATGAATTGGATGTCCTTGGCGTTGTTTTGCAGTCCAAAACTCACCAAATACAATCTTATCGGAATCCTTTAATAGTCTGCCTGCTCCTGCCATCCTTTGCAAAAGCCTCCTCTCTCTTTATAGAAAGATCGGAGGAAAGGCGATTCTTGAGTTAGATTTTATTAAAACCTATGGGACATAGTCTTTATAATTTGGGAAGAAGGATTCTATCTCTGCGAGTGGATTCGATCTGATAAGTATATCTTTTCCAATGCGTTCATCCATATAACCAATGCTATGTGCATGTAAGAGTTGCCGATCAAACCCAAGTTCTACAAGTAAGGAATCGGTAAGTCCCGATTGAACAAAATCTAAAAACATTGTTTCTCTTGGTCCATACAATTTATCCCCAAGAATGGGAAACCCTAAATAGAGAAGGCTTGCCCGGATTTGATGAATCCTTCCTGTAATGGGCCGCACAAGTACCAAACTAATATTTTGTGACTCATTGTAGTTTAGTGGGATAAAACGAGTAGAGACTGATTTGGAATCTACAAATTCAGAAGGTGAAAATTTCATTTTTTTGCGAATGGCCGAATCCAAATCACGACCAATAAAACCCTCGAGAGAAACTTCCTTTTGAAGATAACCTCGAACCACAGCCAGATATTCTTTTTTCACAACTCTGGATTCAAATTTTTTTTGGAGCCAAGTGCGACCCTCTTCCGTTTTGGCAAAGATCACAATCCCGGAGGTTTCCCGATCGAGCCTATGGACCGGAATCACTACAGGGTAGATCTTCTCCAAAAGGTTGAGTAGTGTCCTTGTGCGATACCTTCCCGCTGGATGCATAGGTAGGTTTCCCGGTTTGTCCACAAAGAGGAAATCCTCTGTTTCTTTTAGGATGGTGTAGTTTGTATCAACTTCAGGTTCCTCAATCCGACCGGGGATGGGTTCATAGATTAGGATATCTCCTTCTTGAAGAACCAAATGAGGTAAGGCCACTTTGTCTTGGACTTTGACACGACTTTCCCCGAGTAAGAAGGCCCATTCCCCTGGGTCATGGTACGGAAATTTTGTCGTTAAAAATTCGAAAACTGTCTTACCCGTATAGGGATAACGAATCAATGACTTGTAGACAGTCATGATTACTTAAGGTTCGGAAATGGGTTCATCCGTAGGGAAATCTGCATCCATAGCGTCTCCGAAGGGATCCCCAGGTTCATCCGTAGCACCCACCACAGTTGATCCTTCCTCTGGTGTTTCCGAGCCGGCCGCTTGCTCTCCATCCTGATTGGTATCTGCTGATGGTTCCACTGTCGGAGCATTTGCCTCTTCTTCTGCTTTACCTGCATCTAGAAAAATACCGAGAACTTCTAAATCTTTTTCGGTTAGGTTGTAGAACTGGCAACCAACACGGAAATTGGTTTCTTGGTTACGGATGTTTTTTATGATTCCACGAATTGTAACTCGTTTGCCTTCTTCCAAGTTCAAATCAAAAAGAATGGTCCCATTTAAAGTTACTGATCTTGAGAAAGAACGGGATGGAGCATGGATAAAACTAATACCGCCCATACTTAAATCCATTACCTGACAGACATCACGAGATTCCTGGAAAACTCCAGTGCTTATGATATCACGGCTTACTGCATTGGAAAAGTTTTGAATTTGTTTGTATATTTCGAAGTCGAGAGGTTTTTCTGCCAAAACTTGTACGTAACCAAGATGTACATAACCTTTATACTTAATAGGTACGCAGATTTCTGAAGTATATGTATCAGGTATTTTAGAACTATCGAAAATTCTCAAATACTCATCGAATGGAAAAAAATCTGCCGATGCAGTTGATTTTTCCTTACGGTCAACAATGAAAATATCTTTATCATAGTGGTGCATCATGCGCAGACGATTGTCCATACGACCAGCAAAGAATATAGAAGATAAAGGGAATGCTTTGGTGAGTTTAGCTCTGTAAGCAAGAAGGATGGTATCCACCTTTTTATCATCAAATCCAATGGCTTTGGATACGTCGTTTACATTGATGATATTGGAAACAACCATACCAGTTTGGATTTGACTGGCTTCCACACGAGATCCTTGTCTTGATGCGGCTGTGATTTGGATCTTAACAGGTGTTAGGATCTCCACTCCATTTCCATCTCCACCAGCTACAATAAAATGTGCTAAAAACTTACTACCGTTATGAACGACTGTTAGTATTCGATCTCTATTAGGAAATTTAAGAGTCGTATTGATGATTAGGGCTTTATTTTTTAATGCAATGATCTTAGCAGGGTATTCTTTGTCAGAATTGATAATATATGCCGGAAGTTTGCCGAAAAGTGCAGTAATTACCTTTAAAATACCATCGGGGTCTTTGATTTCCTTATCCATAGTCAACCGTGAAGTTTATGAAGCAACATAGATCGCTTGATGTCCACCAAAGTTTTGGCTCCGGTAACACTCATTGATTGTTTTAGTTCTTCCGAATATTTTTGTAAAAGAAAACGAATTCCTGCATCCTCACCACCGACTAGGGAAATGGCTACGGGTCTTCCCAAAAGCACGGCATCGGCACCGAGTGCTAACATCTTAAAAACATCCATACCCGAACGAATGCCACCATCAACAAGGAGTGGAATTTTACCATTTACTACCTCGGCAATTTTTGGAAGGACACGAGCCGTCCCCGGCATTCCATCCAATACTCTTCCGCCATGGTTAGAAACGACGATGGCAGAAAACCCGCCTTCTATGGCTAGTTTTGCATCTTCCGGATTCATGATTCCTTTAAGAATAAAAGGTAATTTTGTTTTTTCTTTCAAACGAACCAAACGATCCAAAGGTCTAGTAATGCTGGATAAATTCTTTTGTACCATGGTTTTAAAATTCACAGCATCAATGTCCATTCCCAGAGCGAACACTCCGTCCGCCTCGGCCTCGGAAAAACGATCCACTAACATCGATTCGTCTTCTCTAGGTTTACAAATCAAAATTCCCTTTCCAGAAGACTTCTTCAATGCCTCTAACATGATTTTGTATTTTTCAGGAGAGGCTCCGTCTCCAAGCCAAGCCAGGCTTCCGTTTTGGACAAACGAACGTACGACCAAATTTGCATAATCTGCATCAGTCATCACAAAGTTCATATTCGTTCCCACCCCAGTCATAGGAGCTGCCATGATAGGAGTTTTTAGATCAAAACCGAGAAACTTAGTTTGGATCTCAGGTATTACATGATCCCGAATATAACCAGGAAGAATTGAATATTCGGAAAGAGCAACACTGTTGTCATGGAAGGTTTCCATTCGGCCTACTCCACCCATTCCCGGAATTCCAGAGGCACAATTGCTACCATCACATTGTTTACAAACCCAACAAATGTCTTTTCCAAAACGAATTCTTGCTTGGTCGCCTATTTCCTTTTCTGTAATGGAAAATTGTTCATCTACTTCGAAACGAATTGTATCTTTTACTTTTTCAAATACAAGTTCTGCATCTTTTAAATTGTCTGCGACAATGATGACATGACCCGACTTATCGATGTTATTTGTTGGTTCTTTAATGATATCGCCAGATTTGGATTGGATAAAAACTTCGGAAACTCCATCGATTTTTTTTGTTTCTTCCACTCCGCCAATCGATACTAGTTTTCCCGGTTTAGATAGTAACGAACGTTCTATAGAGACTCGGGAAAAAACAGGATCTAAATTATCGGGAGTTTCTCCGAGAGAAATCAAAAGAGCAGCCCGGTTTAAATTCACACCGCTGGACAAAGGATAAGTGAACGCTGACATAAATCCACCAGAGAGTCTTGCAGCAATTTCACCAATTTTTACGCCATCTTTTGTGACTTTGATGTCACCTTTTCCGGCTCCCAGATGGATCCCCAGAGCCCGCATTCCACCTGCCATCACACGTTCCACTTCATTCAAAATCTCTTTGGACATCGCAGAAGGCATGTTATGCCCTACTTCAATAAAATATGGTTCTCTTTCTATGATCCGGTCGGCAATTCCCGTCATTCGGATCTGACCTTGGAAAGCTAAGGCATCAACGGAAAGTTCAGGGCCTTCCATATATTCTTCTAATATTAATTCTCCCGTAGGGCAAAACCTTTTGGCATGGCGGAAAGCAGTGGGAAGGTCATCTTTGTTTGTGACTTTGATCACACCACGTGCTCCCATATTGTCAGCAGGTTTCATCACAAGCGGGAAGGTCAATGAGTCGAGGGCATCTTTGGCATCTTGCAAAGACCAAACAGCAGCAAACCGAGGAATGGGCATTCCAAATTCCTTTAGCCTTTGGCGCATCTTCACTTTGTTAGATGCAGCTTCCGCATCCACAAAACGAATTCCTGGAAGTTGTAAGGCAGAGGCTACGGCCGCCACAGTCATACTAGCATCGGTGCCCGCAGTGATCACACCATGAATGGAAGAATTTTGCGCAAACTTTTTCGACTCCCGAACCATACCTTCCACATCCTTTGTGGACATGAGAATGGCTTCATCAGCAATCTGAAATCCTATGGAAGATGGATTCATGTCGGCAACAACCGTATGGAGCCGCATGGTTTTTGCGGTTTGGATGATGGGAACTTGTAACAACCCCCCACCAATGATGAGGATTGTTTTACCTTCTACCGATTTCAAATGGTAACACTCTCCGCCTCTAAAACAGAACTTTTCTTTACCTTACGAGTAATAGAGCCTTTTTGAATGATTCCACCAGCTAAAAGATAATCTCCGTTCGGTGCATAAAAAGTTGCCGATTGTCCCGGAGTGACACTTTTTACATCTTCCAGAAATTCCACCTTCCAAGTATTTCCAAGAGAAGTCACCAAACAATGAACAGGTGCACTCCTGTAACGAATTTGGACTTTCATTTCTTTAGTTTCCCCAACTTCCATAGGACTCAGTGCTTGGTAGGTGATTTCTTCTAAAACAAAAGATTCAGAAACAGTTTCTTCTTCTTCACCAAGTACCACAGTTCCATCATCTTCAATGGACAGAACATAAAGGGGATTTTTCCAAGCAATCCCAAGGCCTTT
Above is a window of Leptospira wolbachii serovar Codice str. CDC DNA encoding:
- a CDS encoding pseudouridine synthase, which produces MTVYKSLIRYPYTGKTVFEFLTTKFPYHDPGEWAFLLGESRVKVQDKVALPHLVLQEGDILIYEPIPGRIEEPEVDTNYTILKETEDFLFVDKPGNLPMHPAGRYRTRTLLNLLEKIYPVVIPVHRLDRETSGIVIFAKTEEGRTWLQKKFESRVVKKEYLAVVRGYLQKEVSLEGFIGRDLDSAIRKKMKFSPSEFVDSKSVSTRFIPLNYNESQNISLVLVRPITGRIHQIRASLLYLGFPILGDKLYGPRETMFLDFVQSGLTDSLLVELGFDRQLLHAHSIGYMDERIGKDILIRSNPLAEIESFFPNYKDYVP
- a CDS encoding M16 family metallopeptidase, whose product is MKRIYLILLALSFSAFSTISGREMGEFVRDLQFKPLEFEVPKITSVEQSSGVEVFSLKNAEFPIVYADIYVYHGKKHLRNRSVEITRLLEDSWELSGSAKFPKEKFLETLEFYGASFSVSIDYEKTIFSIAYLKSTEKEVLPVLQSFFAEPNLDESLMVTTKGKLGEEIKRRNDNPTALGSRKAKEALFRGTIAGTSMQLSSLESLKLADLAQFQKEILSEPKRRFLVTGDFDLKSWENFFPKFSEGSKTQDSERITPSLLSENVKKEGKEIRLVVKDVNQTFISMIGVLPEHNHPDFYAIQVLNYIIGAGGFNSYYMREIRNNRGLAYSAGSNTEFQESYGTIQFFAMTKTESAKEVLSLMRELIQPKLIDSLTEEELTRAKNAIINQFVFQFEDDKRTLASEVRRRDHKMPEGYLQNFRREIDRLTLSDLKRVGKLYFQKDKLLVTVVGPKTLESSFQGSVKVINPED
- a CDS encoding alpha-hydroxy-acid oxidizing protein; its protein translation is MKSVEGKTILIIGGGLLQVPIIQTAKTMRLHTVVADMNPSSIGFQIADEAILMSTKDVEGMVRESKKFAQNSSIHGVITAGTDASMTVAAVASALQLPGIRFVDAEAASNKVKMRQRLKEFGMPIPRFAAVWSLQDAKDALDSLTFPLVMKPADNMGARGVIKVTNKDDLPTAFRHAKRFCPTGELILEEYMEGPELSVDALAFQGQIRMTGIADRIIEREPYFIEVGHNMPSAMSKEILNEVERVMAGGMRALGIHLGAGKGDIKVTKDGVKIGEIAARLSGGFMSAFTYPLSSGVNLNRAALLISLGETPDNLDPVFSRVSIERSLLSKPGKLVSIGGVEETKKIDGVSEVFIQSKSGDIIKEPTNNIDKSGHVIIVADNLKDAELVFEKVKDTIRFEVDEQFSITEKEIGDQARIRFGKDICWVCKQCDGSNCASGIPGMGGVGRMETFHDNSVALSEYSILPGYIRDHVIPEIQTKFLGFDLKTPIMAAPMTGVGTNMNFVMTDADYANLVVRSFVQNGSLAWLGDGASPEKYKIMLEALKKSSGKGILICKPREDESMLVDRFSEAEADGVFALGMDIDAVNFKTMVQKNLSSITRPLDRLVRLKEKTKLPFILKGIMNPEDAKLAIEGGFSAIVVSNHGGRVLDGMPGTARVLPKIAEVVNGKIPLLVDGGIRSGMDVFKMLALGADAVLLGRPVAISLVGGEDAGIRFLLQKYSEELKQSMSVTGAKTLVDIKRSMLLHKLHG
- a CDS encoding MBL fold metallo-hydrolase, translating into MLTASFEYKGTKFEGLSEGGIRTSIICPSLDFMFDFGFINPDKIHIGKILLSHAHLDHSCGIPYYVSQRSLRKLPVPKIYLPKSLEPKMSQILKLYSEIEGFDYECELIGLEFGTRVDLKPGYFFKPWESFHRVPSQGYTVYETKRKLKKEWTSLNSEEIRNKKDLGEDPTEEISVPLVSFSGDTKIEYVLENEDVRKSKILFMECTYYCEKRDVSRAREWGHTHFDEIVEHATAFENEAIVLIHPSKRYSYRELNDILRKKVPPILKDRISLFLPPKS
- a CDS encoding lipoprotein; this translates as MNKTLTRIILSFAIVTLVWNCKSKETKEVGPQAKDTENEAVLEFTKAKEGFISETLFQVAVSSVLPTESERTDEAKTIAEQKSLNLLKTYTIPNLSDKGRKELREISKEGKIVDKNISIGGRYFFLYQIQKSNLKRLVTKDLE
- a CDS encoding M16 family metallopeptidase; amino-acid sequence: MMSKLRIFFLCFSLQFLPLFSQDQFFGTSESQFREKIKTIHLDNGLTVVLMKRGTSPTVALYIKFLVGAVDETPEEAGTAHLLEHMLFKGTKNVGTIDFEKEEKYQKQIEVWGTELDDLKLKIRDLTARGETIPPSLQEEAETLNRRLKNLIQLQDEFIVKNEDSYIYEQNGEVGFNAYTSQDVTNYQIQLPNNRIEVWAKIESDRLKNPILREYYTERDVVIEERRMRTDDSGAGVLREKFFSLAFESHPYRKPVIGYSTGLPFLKIEDTKAFFQKNYTPDRMVISIVGQFDFEETESIIRKYFSDLKPGKPRPTYKVEEKSFPGEKRFKVYHPSGSQMMVGWLKPPYPHKDNSSFDVLSTILTSGTGSRLYKRLVLEEKLAVSVGAANGYPGERYQNYFVFFIKPKEDAKPETIEKIIWEELNKIKETGIPKEELDKVKNQMVSDFIKTLDENGSIADLLSYYQLLYGDWTGLFRQYSAIMKTSSNDIQTLIPTYLSKDKVVVGVLEDVRKKSE
- the mpl17 gene encoding cell surface protein MPL17, with the protein product MKQIRFFALLSFLVSLGFVNSSGSFFGLSADPLDSHPIEISIKQKSPGKYELELFLPKDFGFQMEAPHRIFLSGTEGLKVLNADLKLKGPVHSKKPEYFEYLKPFTFQVEGKGKLQLDAKLFYCNFVKNICIPAKVNKSFSI
- a CDS encoding PilZ domain-containing protein, producing MDKEIKDPDGILKVITALFGKLPAYIINSDKEYPAKIIALKNKALIINTTLKFPNRDRILTVVHNGSKFLAHFIVAGGDGNGVEILTPVKIQITAASRQGSRVEASQIQTGMVVSNIINVNDVSKAIGFDDKKVDTILLAYRAKLTKAFPLSSIFFAGRMDNRLRMMHHYDKDIFIVDRKEKSTASADFFPFDEYLRIFDSSKIPDTYTSEICVPIKYKGYVHLGYVQVLAEKPLDFEIYKQIQNFSNAVSRDIISTGVFQESRDVCQVMDLSMGGISFIHAPSRSFSRSVTLNGTILFDLNLEEGKRVTIRGIIKNIRNQETNFRVGCQFYNLTEKDLEVLGIFLDAGKAEEEANAPTVEPSADTNQDGEQAAGSETPEEGSTVVGATDEPGDPFGDAMDADFPTDEPISEP
- a CDS encoding DNA methyltransferase — encoded protein: MAGAGRLLKDSDKIVFGEFWTAKQRQGHPIHHTVSYRASFKPELPSFFMKEFLKKKNRVVYDPFGGRGTTAIQANIEGHVAVHNDIHPLSIFLASARQYVPRLEDLEKKLNSLDLEAEVEEDPFDINLLPFFHPRTLKEIKNLKKYMAEDPSVEMKFISLIALSRLHGHSTGFFSVYTFPQVSIPPESQAKNNIKRGQTPEYRPIKPRIYQKMRRDLALPIPPFYHEFSKNNLYSLNSANSVPNVDSESVDLIVTSPPFLDKVDYEGDNWLRHWFLDIQKSKDRKLSIFSNLNDWNEFIRSTLKESARVLKKGAYMVMEVGEVKKGNSILYLDEDVVRMAEGTGLVWNKTYVHTQSFTKLSNCWQVSNNEKGTNSNRCVVLRKVL